One segment of Thermococcus profundus DNA contains the following:
- the deoC gene encoding deoxyribose-phosphate aldolase, producing the protein MDVAKYIDHTNLKPYATKEDIIKLCDEAIHYGFYAVCVNPYRVKLAKEYLNQKNADVKVASVIGFPLGATPTEVKVFEAKKALEDGADELDMVINIGALKDKDYEYVKNDIAEVVRVAHEKGAKVKVIIETCYLTEEEKVKACELAKEAGADFVKTSTGFGTGGATVEDVRLMRKVVGPEMGVKAAGGIRTYEQALAMIEAGATRIGTSSGVKIVEGAKDAE; encoded by the coding sequence ATGGACGTTGCCAAGTACATTGACCACACGAACCTTAAGCCCTACGCCACTAAAGAAGACATAATAAAGCTCTGTGATGAGGCGATTCACTACGGATTCTACGCAGTCTGCGTTAATCCCTACCGCGTTAAGCTCGCCAAGGAATACCTAAATCAAAAGAACGCCGACGTTAAGGTCGCGAGCGTCATCGGCTTCCCTCTCGGGGCAACCCCGACGGAAGTAAAGGTCTTCGAGGCGAAGAAAGCTCTAGAAGACGGTGCAGATGAGCTCGACATGGTAATCAACATAGGCGCCCTGAAGGATAAAGACTACGAGTACGTCAAGAACGACATAGCCGAGGTCGTAAGGGTTGCCCATGAGAAGGGAGCAAAGGTCAAGGTCATCATAGAGACCTGCTACCTGACGGAGGAGGAGAAGGTCAAGGCCTGCGAGCTTGCAAAGGAAGCCGGGGCTGATTTCGTGAAGACTTCAACCGGCTTCGGGACCGGTGGTGCAACGGTTGAGGACGTTAGGCTGATGAGGAAGGTCGTCGGCCCGGAGATGGGCGTCAAGGCTGCCGGGGGGATAAGAACCTACGAGCAGGCGCTGGCAATGATCGAGGCCGGCGCCACGAGGATCGGTACGTCGAGCGGGGTGAAGATAGTGGAGGGGGCTAAGGATGCCGAGTGA
- a CDS encoding family 4B encapsulin nanocompartment shell protein, which produces MPSEEEILEIIERASQELKDEGLSPDILLAGPGFVEHAGHLVDVLGLSVYVVKELEFDAVIADSRYLGQMRKASKRLSIEPLLVEEKVWEEIEKL; this is translated from the coding sequence ATGCCGAGTGAGGAGGAGATCCTGGAGATCATTGAACGGGCGTCTCAGGAGCTTAAAGATGAAGGCCTCTCCCCGGACATACTCCTTGCAGGGCCGGGCTTTGTGGAGCATGCGGGTCATCTCGTTGATGTCCTTGGACTCTCCGTTTACGTGGTGAAGGAGCTGGAGTTCGACGCGGTCATAGCCGACTCCAGGTACCTCGGGCAGATGAGGAAGGCTTCAAAGAGGCTCTCCATAGAACCCCTGCTGGTTGAGGAAAAGGTTTGGGAAGAGATCGAAAAGCTCTGA
- a CDS encoding ornithine aminotransferase produces MVVRPSVKELPGKKAKEVIERNFKYLATTTQDPENLPIVIDHGEGIRVYDVDGNVFYDFASGVGVINVGHSHPRVVEAIKKQAEKFTHYSLTDFFYENAVVLAEKLIELAPGDFEKKVVYGNSGAEANEAAMKLVKYGTGRKQFLAFYHAFHGRTQAVLSLTASKWVQQDGFFPTMPGVTHIPYPNPYRNLWGIDGYEEPDELTNRVLDFIEEYVFKHVPPHEVGAIFFEPIQGEGGYVVPPKGFFKALRKFADEYGILLADDEVQMGIGRTGRFWAIEHFDVAPDLIQFGKAIGGGLPLAGVVHRKEISFDKPGRHATTFGGNPVAIAAGIEVVEIVKELLPHVQEVGDYLHKYLEEFKERYEVIGDARGLGLAQAVEIVKTKEGKEKYPELRDRIVGEAAKRGLVLLGCGDNSIRFIPPLIVTKEEIDVAMEIFEEALKAALQ; encoded by the coding sequence ATGGTGGTTAGACCGAGTGTTAAAGAACTCCCGGGAAAGAAGGCCAAGGAGGTTATCGAGAGGAACTTCAAGTACCTCGCGACGACAACCCAGGATCCGGAGAACCTCCCGATAGTCATCGACCACGGCGAGGGCATAAGGGTCTACGACGTCGATGGAAACGTCTTCTACGACTTCGCAAGCGGTGTCGGCGTCATAAACGTGGGCCACTCTCACCCGCGCGTTGTTGAGGCGATAAAGAAGCAGGCCGAGAAGTTCACCCACTACTCGCTGACCGACTTCTTCTACGAGAACGCCGTCGTTTTGGCTGAGAAGCTCATTGAGCTTGCCCCCGGAGACTTCGAGAAGAAGGTCGTCTACGGCAACAGCGGAGCCGAGGCCAACGAGGCAGCAATGAAGCTCGTCAAGTACGGAACCGGAAGAAAGCAGTTCCTAGCCTTCTACCACGCCTTCCACGGAAGGACCCAGGCCGTTCTCAGCCTCACCGCGAGCAAGTGGGTCCAGCAGGACGGATTCTTCCCGACGATGCCTGGAGTTACCCACATACCCTACCCGAACCCCTACAGGAACCTCTGGGGAATAGACGGCTACGAGGAGCCTGACGAGCTCACCAACAGGGTTCTCGACTTCATAGAGGAGTACGTCTTCAAGCACGTTCCGCCCCACGAGGTTGGCGCGATATTCTTCGAGCCGATACAGGGTGAAGGAGGTTACGTCGTCCCGCCGAAGGGCTTCTTCAAGGCCCTCAGGAAGTTCGCCGACGAGTACGGAATCCTCCTGGCCGACGATGAGGTCCAGATGGGCATAGGAAGGACTGGAAGGTTCTGGGCCATCGAGCACTTCGACGTTGCACCGGACCTCATCCAGTTCGGAAAGGCCATAGGCGGCGGCCTTCCGCTGGCCGGTGTTGTCCACAGGAAGGAGATAAGCTTTGACAAGCCCGGAAGACACGCCACCACCTTCGGAGGAAACCCGGTCGCGATAGCGGCAGGAATAGAGGTCGTCGAGATCGTCAAGGAGCTCCTCCCGCACGTTCAGGAGGTTGGAGACTACCTCCACAAGTACCTTGAGGAGTTCAAGGAGCGCTATGAAGTCATCGGCGACGCCAGGGGTCTTGGACTGGCTCAAGCAGTCGAGATCGTCAAGACGAAGGAGGGCAAGGAGAAGTACCCCGAGCTGAGGGACAGGATCGTCGGAGAGGCTGCAAAGCGCGGTCTCGTCCTCCTCGGCTGCGGCGACAACAGCATACGCTTCATCCCGCCGCTCATCGTCACCAAGGAAGAGATCGACGTTGCCATGGAGATATTCGAGGAGGCCCTCAAGGCCGCCCTTCAGTGA
- the trxB gene encoding thioredoxin-disulfide reductase, producing the protein MFSLGGFSRGGEYEKKTWDVLIIGAGPAGFTAAIYAARYGLETLIISKDLGGNMALTDLIENYPGFPEGISGSDLTNRMHEQVKKLGVEVVFDEVERIEPAECAYYEGPCKFTVKTANGKEYKGRAIIIAVGAAPRKLKVPGEEELTGKGVSYCATCDGPLFKGKKVIVVGGGNTALQEALYLKSIGVDVTLVHRRQEFRADKILQDRFKESGIPAILDTVVTEIIGKDKVEGVKLKNVKTGEETEMKVDGVFIFIGYEPKTDFVKHLGITDEYGYIPVDMYMRTKVPGIFAAGDITNVFKQIAVAVGQGAIAANSAKELLDEWKEKNGE; encoded by the coding sequence ATGTTCAGCCTTGGGGGATTCTCACGCGGGGGAGAGTACGAGAAGAAGACCTGGGATGTGCTCATCATCGGAGCCGGCCCAGCGGGCTTCACAGCGGCCATATATGCGGCCCGCTACGGCCTTGAAACATTGATCATAAGCAAGGATCTGGGAGGAAACATGGCACTGACCGACCTCATTGAGAACTACCCGGGATTCCCGGAGGGGATAAGCGGATCCGACCTCACCAACAGGATGCACGAGCAGGTCAAGAAGCTCGGCGTTGAGGTCGTCTTCGACGAGGTTGAGAGGATTGAGCCAGCAGAGTGCGCATACTACGAGGGGCCGTGCAAGTTCACCGTGAAAACGGCAAACGGAAAGGAATACAAGGGAAGGGCGATAATCATAGCCGTAGGCGCCGCACCGAGGAAGCTCAAGGTTCCAGGCGAGGAGGAGCTCACAGGAAAGGGCGTTTCCTACTGCGCCACCTGCGACGGCCCGCTCTTCAAGGGCAAGAAGGTCATAGTTGTAGGTGGAGGAAACACCGCCCTTCAGGAGGCCCTCTACCTCAAGAGCATAGGCGTTGACGTTACCCTCGTCCACAGGAGGCAGGAGTTCAGGGCCGACAAGATACTCCAGGACCGCTTTAAGGAGAGCGGCATTCCCGCGATACTCGACACGGTCGTCACCGAGATAATCGGAAAGGACAAGGTCGAGGGTGTTAAGCTGAAGAACGTCAAGACCGGCGAAGAGACAGAGATGAAGGTCGATGGAGTCTTCATTTTCATCGGCTACGAGCCAAAGACGGACTTCGTCAAGCACCTCGGCATAACCGACGAGTACGGCTACATACCAGTTGACATGTACATGCGCACCAAGGTCCCAGGCATCTTCGCCGCTGGGGACATAACCAACGTCTTCAAGCAGATAGCGGTGGCAGTCGGTCAGGGAGCGATAGCCGCCAACTCAGCTAAGGAGCTACTCGACGAGTGGAAGGAGAAGAACGGGGAGTAA
- a CDS encoding metal-dependent hydrolase produces the protein MPNYDAHVLSGIITYPLAVALAGILADYAGIPFKLTSMAMVLGYALYVLGADLPDMDHPNALIHRGTKPIVAVLLGSAVYMWAAERIHLSQPWMSQTAAWGVGAVGAVVGWYGFTAVMPRHRGVVHSLLFATIYGFLAFLLGPYGLHISTGEGLFLGFSAFSGYTLHLILDGSVKLI, from the coding sequence TTGCCGAACTACGATGCCCACGTCCTCTCCGGGATAATCACTTATCCCCTGGCGGTGGCCCTCGCTGGGATCCTCGCTGACTACGCGGGGATACCGTTCAAGCTAACCTCGATGGCAATGGTACTGGGCTACGCCCTCTACGTCCTAGGGGCGGATCTGCCAGACATGGATCACCCGAATGCTCTCATTCACCGCGGAACCAAGCCGATAGTGGCAGTGCTCCTGGGAAGTGCAGTCTACATGTGGGCCGCGGAGAGAATCCACCTAAGCCAGCCCTGGATGAGCCAAACCGCCGCTTGGGGAGTTGGAGCAGTAGGGGCCGTTGTGGGCTGGTATGGGTTTACAGCAGTGATGCCGCGCCACAGGGGGGTTGTTCACTCCCTCCTATTCGCAACGATATACGGCTTTCTGGCCTTCCTCCTGGGTCCATACGGCCTCCACATAAGCACGGGGGAAGGCCTGTTCCTCGGGTTCTCCGCGTTCAGCGGCTACACTCTCCACCTGATACTGGACGGGAGTGTAAAGCTCATCTGA
- a CDS encoding ATPase — MENEELKVYPVQTYDIYGLSRNPFEQLASEGIEDVEAIHVYQEVDMKLSMILSEVIGNKSSIAMSIVGPLGMGKTQRLKSIAKAIEREGGKAIYIKVDTNDILKLTRDIFYALKPPRSRTNIFLENLSRKLGFIDRLEKMLSDTNEYKSRDIAELLVEQFKKHPYSALLLDELENMQGAGEREKIQFFEMLRHVISTMPPGCVVAFACIPEAYKEYTEIFPAFFMRLHYEFKLRPMSVEETFELVKKRLNRVRVKDTDDPIYPFTDEAIRLIHDLAKGNPRQILRLLHYVLSEAAKRAFDPIDELVVTTILEEPKSLEEYIRRVPKDYRDLIEVIVEKFNGGPVSYISVAKELKKPANQVYEALNRLVTIGFLVGDPGGNYKVPHYVRKFLEEKGGEE, encoded by the coding sequence ATGGAGAACGAGGAACTTAAAGTTTATCCCGTTCAAACGTACGATATCTACGGCCTATCAAGGAACCCCTTCGAACAGCTCGCGAGCGAGGGAATAGAAGACGTCGAGGCCATCCACGTTTACCAAGAGGTCGACATGAAGCTCTCAATGATACTCTCCGAGGTCATAGGAAACAAGAGCTCGATAGCGATGAGCATCGTCGGACCCCTCGGAATGGGAAAGACCCAGAGGCTGAAGAGCATTGCGAAGGCGATAGAGCGGGAAGGCGGGAAGGCGATATACATAAAGGTCGACACCAACGACATCCTCAAGCTGACGAGGGACATCTTCTACGCCCTAAAGCCTCCGAGGAGCAGAACGAACATCTTCCTGGAAAATCTGAGCAGGAAGCTCGGCTTCATCGACAGGCTTGAGAAGATGCTGAGCGATACTAACGAGTACAAGAGCAGGGACATAGCCGAACTCCTCGTGGAGCAGTTCAAGAAGCATCCGTACTCCGCGCTCCTCCTCGATGAGCTTGAGAACATGCAGGGGGCCGGTGAGAGGGAGAAGATACAGTTCTTCGAGATGCTGAGGCACGTGATAAGCACGATGCCGCCCGGCTGTGTGGTGGCCTTCGCCTGCATTCCGGAAGCTTACAAGGAGTACACGGAGATATTTCCGGCCTTCTTCATGAGGCTCCACTACGAGTTCAAGCTGAGGCCGATGAGCGTGGAGGAGACCTTCGAGCTCGTGAAGAAGAGGCTCAACCGCGTCAGGGTGAAGGACACCGACGACCCGATCTACCCGTTCACAGACGAGGCGATAAGACTTATTCACGACCTAGCGAAGGGCAACCCGAGACAGATTTTGAGGCTTCTCCACTACGTCCTCAGTGAGGCAGCGAAGAGAGCCTTCGACCCGATAGATGAGCTCGTGGTAACGACAATACTCGAAGAGCCCAAGAGCCTCGAGGAGTACATAAGGAGGGTTCCGAAGGACTACCGCGACCTCATAGAGGTCATCGTTGAGAAATTCAACGGCGGACCGGTCAGCTACATAAGCGTTGCAAAGGAGCTGAAGAAGCCGGCCAATCAGGTTTACGAGGCCCTGAACAGGCTGGTAACTATAGGATTCCTCGTGGGAGACCCAGGAGGGAACTACAAGGTACCTCACTACGTCAGGAAGTTCCTGGAGGAGAAAGGCGGGGAGGAGTGA
- a CDS encoding THUMP domain-containing protein, which produces MVVLVITCPPGREGDAILELEWALKRVRVRGTDWRGVLTAETPMSKEDAIKNLLSFETQALQRVVPLDTIVSADYDAIREEVLKLMKGKEGAFAVRARVRGNKRLSARELEIKLGSEIVEAFGLPVNLSDPDWTVVVEVFGKKAYVGALGRREMMKFEVKE; this is translated from the coding sequence ATGGTGGTTTTGGTGATTACTTGTCCACCCGGAAGGGAGGGGGACGCGATACTGGAACTGGAGTGGGCCCTTAAAAGGGTTCGCGTTCGAGGGACGGACTGGAGGGGGGTTTTAACCGCTGAGACCCCCATGTCAAAGGAAGACGCCATCAAAAACCTCCTCTCCTTTGAGACCCAGGCACTCCAGAGGGTCGTCCCGCTGGATACGATCGTTTCCGCGGACTACGATGCCATCAGGGAGGAGGTACTCAAGCTGATGAAAGGAAAAGAGGGCGCCTTTGCTGTCAGAGCCAGGGTGAGGGGCAACAAGAGGCTGAGCGCGAGGGAGCTTGAGATAAAGCTTGGCTCAGAGATAGTGGAGGCGTTTGGCCTTCCCGTGAACCTGAGCGATCCCGATTGGACCGTGGTGGTAGAGGTCTTCGGGAAGAAGGCCTACGTTGGCGCCCTTGGAAGGAGAGAGATGATGAAGTTTGAGGTGAAGGAGTGA
- a CDS encoding antitoxin VapB family protein, producing MVKTITAPDDVYSELLRIKGNNSFDDLFRELLNERKENTDALRHIAGILSEGEYKEAKKRVNELNEMSWGKT from the coding sequence GTGGTAAAAACTATTACAGCTCCCGATGATGTCTACAGCGAGCTTCTCCGCATCAAAGGCAATAACTCATTTGACGATCTCTTCAGGGAGCTGTTAAATGAGAGAAAGGAAAACACCGATGCATTAAGACACATAGCTGGAATCCTGAGCGAGGGGGAGTATAAAGAGGCTAAAAAGCGTGTAAACGAGCTCAATGAGATGTCGTGGGGGAAAACTTAG
- a CDS encoding carboxypeptidase M32, which yields MESVFQNETIKAILEKYRRIWAINHAQSVLGWDMEVNMPREGVLERSVAQGELSVLSQEFLLKPEFVELVEKAKGIEDLNEYERGVVRVLDRSIRISRSFPPEFLREMSEVTSQATKAWEEAKRSDDFSKFEPWLDKIIDLAKRAADYLGYENEPYDALLDMFEEGTTTKEVERMFDKLERELKPLVERIMEEGKVPREHPLEKEKYEKERMERVNLWILEKFGFPLGIRSRLDVSAHPFTTEFGIRDVRITTRYEGYDFRRTILSTVHEFGHALYELQQDERFMFSPIAGGVSLGIHESQSRFWENIIGRSREFAGLIYPVLKENLPFMANYTPEDVYLYFNMVRPDFIRTEADVVTYNFHILLRFKLERMMLNEGVKAKDLPELWNEEMERLLGIRPKTYAEGILQDIHWAHGTIGYFPTYSMGTLLAAQYYYHIKRDIPDFEEKIAKAEFEPIKAWLREKIHRWGSIYPPKELLKKAIGEELNPEYFVRWVKERYL from the coding sequence ATGGAGAGCGTTTTTCAGAACGAAACCATAAAGGCTATCCTCGAAAAATACAGGAGAATATGGGCAATAAACCACGCCCAGAGCGTCCTCGGCTGGGACATGGAGGTCAACATGCCGAGGGAAGGAGTTCTTGAGCGTTCAGTGGCCCAGGGAGAGCTTTCCGTCCTTTCCCAGGAGTTCCTGCTCAAGCCGGAGTTTGTGGAGCTCGTTGAGAAGGCCAAAGGAATCGAGGACCTCAACGAATACGAGCGCGGGGTTGTTCGCGTTCTCGACCGCTCGATAAGGATAAGCCGCTCGTTCCCTCCCGAGTTCCTGCGCGAGATGAGCGAGGTAACCAGTCAGGCCACCAAGGCCTGGGAAGAAGCCAAGAGGAGTGATGACTTCTCCAAGTTCGAGCCGTGGCTTGACAAGATCATTGATCTGGCAAAGAGGGCCGCAGACTACCTCGGCTATGAGAATGAACCCTACGATGCCCTCCTCGACATGTTCGAGGAAGGTACCACCACCAAAGAAGTCGAGCGGATGTTCGACAAGCTCGAGAGGGAGCTTAAGCCTCTCGTGGAGAGGATCATGGAAGAGGGCAAAGTCCCCAGGGAGCACCCGCTCGAAAAGGAGAAGTACGAAAAGGAGCGGATGGAGCGCGTTAACCTCTGGATCCTCGAAAAGTTCGGCTTCCCGCTCGGGATCCGCTCAAGGCTTGACGTCTCAGCCCACCCGTTCACGACCGAGTTCGGAATAAGGGACGTCAGGATAACCACCAGATACGAGGGCTACGACTTCAGGAGGACGATACTGAGCACCGTCCACGAGTTCGGGCATGCGCTCTACGAGCTCCAGCAGGATGAGAGGTTCATGTTCAGCCCGATAGCCGGCGGCGTCTCCCTAGGAATCCACGAGAGCCAGAGCCGCTTCTGGGAGAACATAATCGGCCGCTCAAGGGAGTTCGCCGGGCTTATTTATCCGGTTCTCAAGGAGAACCTCCCGTTCATGGCAAACTACACCCCCGAGGATGTGTACCTCTACTTCAACATGGTTCGCCCGGACTTCATAAGGACCGAGGCGGACGTTGTGACCTACAACTTCCACATTCTCCTGCGCTTCAAGCTCGAGAGGATGATGCTCAACGAGGGCGTCAAGGCGAAGGATCTCCCAGAGCTCTGGAACGAGGAGATGGAGAGGCTCCTCGGAATAAGGCCGAAGACCTACGCCGAGGGAATCCTTCAGGACATCCACTGGGCTCACGGGACCATCGGCTACTTCCCGACCTACAGCATGGGAACCCTCCTGGCGGCCCAGTACTACTACCACATCAAGCGCGACATCCCGGACTTCGAGGAGAAGATAGCCAAAGCTGAGTTCGAACCGATAAAGGCCTGGCTGAGGGAGAAGATACACCGCTGGGGAAGCATCTACCCGCCGAAGGAGCTCCTAAAGAAGGCCATCGGCGAGGAGCTGAACCCAGAATATTTCGTCCGCTGGGTGAAGGAGAGGTATCTCTGA
- a CDS encoding carbohydrate kinase family protein translates to MEFDLVVLGHVSIDHIRFPGRDEIVLPGGAAAAVATSAALAGARVGLVTKVGEDFPEEWLGKLSSVLDVRGVQILPGKTIHIHMIYHEDGSVDAPVDMGVARRMGETPIPEEYLNARIFHIAPIPPEEQLKALKRLEGKRISLDFNPTYMEDYRKRTSLMREVVSRAEIIFPNEREALTITEAKTVEEAAERLYEWGAEMVVITRGERGVLIYDGSFQEFPALQISPEEIVDPTGAGDAFAGGFLAGYSKGMKVEESVRLGLERAREVLKKWGSWSL, encoded by the coding sequence ATGGAGTTCGATCTCGTTGTGCTGGGCCACGTCTCTATCGATCACATTAGATTTCCCGGCAGGGATGAGATAGTCCTTCCTGGAGGTGCCGCGGCGGCGGTGGCTACTTCTGCAGCCCTAGCCGGTGCCAGGGTTGGGCTAGTGACCAAGGTCGGCGAGGACTTCCCTGAGGAGTGGCTTGGGAAGCTCTCTTCAGTGCTGGACGTTAGGGGAGTTCAAATCCTTCCGGGAAAGACGATCCACATCCACATGATCTACCACGAGGACGGGAGCGTGGATGCGCCGGTTGACATGGGCGTCGCTAGGAGGATGGGCGAAACCCCTATCCCTGAGGAGTACCTCAACGCCAGAATTTTTCACATAGCCCCGATTCCACCGGAGGAGCAGTTGAAGGCCTTGAAAAGGCTCGAAGGGAAGAGGATAAGCCTCGACTTCAATCCAACCTACATGGAGGACTACAGGAAAAGAACAAGTCTCATGAGGGAGGTGGTCTCGAGGGCTGAGATCATCTTCCCCAACGAGAGGGAGGCGCTCACGATAACGGAGGCAAAGACTGTTGAGGAGGCCGCGGAGAGGCTGTACGAATGGGGAGCGGAGATGGTCGTGATAACGCGCGGTGAGAGAGGTGTTCTGATCTACGATGGCTCTTTTCAGGAGTTTCCTGCCCTTCAGATAAGCCCCGAAGAAATCGTCGACCCCACCGGAGCTGGGGATGCGTTCGCGGGCGGCTTTCTCGCTGGCTATTCAAAGGGGATGAAGGTGGAAGAAAGCGTCAGGCTCGGCCTTGAGAGGGCGAGGGAAGTCCTGAAGAAATGGGGGAGCTGGAGCCTCTAA
- a CDS encoding DUF58 domain-containing protein, which produces MRPELTERAAETLLAMWIILVTAFALLRWELAYLVLPFIWVFFVSIFFFRPEIRIEVSRRIPHERMLEGETAEIVLRIKSNIRIPSLKVVEDLPEDLEIVEGSKEHVLSLAGGEEREIKYKVIVKRGIHEFNGVWVSYRDPFGFFKLDRFIEHYTELIGMPIIEDVPTPYSTRGTKITAGPLPSPRVGEGVEFHAIREYQPGDPLKIINWKATARTGKIMANEYESERKVDVIFVVDASYKGEDVFDYLVRSAASLMLNALNNGTSFGLLLAESVPLWVRVDYGKRHFFKCIDFLSTAKPDKNNMIAYQVEHLIHSRFPPRAQIIYFSTLLTEESREALKTMAAYGYRVVVVTPNPYSLFEPKTREEELARKFLELKRKALLKKMAGYGLIIDWDVKKPLKAAIAEVVKI; this is translated from the coding sequence ATGAGGCCAGAACTCACAGAAAGGGCCGCGGAGACCCTCCTGGCAATGTGGATAATCCTGGTTACAGCGTTCGCCCTCCTGCGCTGGGAGCTGGCCTATTTAGTACTCCCGTTCATCTGGGTCTTCTTCGTTTCCATCTTCTTCTTCAGGCCGGAGATAAGGATCGAAGTGTCCCGGAGGATACCCCACGAAAGGATGCTGGAGGGTGAAACCGCGGAGATAGTCCTGAGGATAAAGTCGAACATCAGGATACCCAGCCTCAAGGTCGTCGAAGACCTTCCAGAGGATCTTGAGATAGTGGAGGGGAGCAAAGAACACGTCCTTTCACTAGCGGGAGGCGAAGAAAGGGAGATAAAGTACAAGGTGATCGTGAAGCGAGGAATACACGAGTTCAACGGGGTCTGGGTGAGCTACCGCGATCCCTTCGGGTTCTTCAAGCTCGACCGCTTCATCGAGCACTACACGGAGCTTATAGGCATGCCCATTATCGAGGACGTTCCAACCCCGTACTCCACGAGGGGAACCAAGATAACCGCCGGGCCCCTCCCATCCCCGAGGGTGGGTGAGGGCGTTGAGTTCCACGCGATAAGGGAGTACCAGCCAGGGGATCCGCTTAAGATAATCAACTGGAAGGCCACCGCGAGAACAGGCAAGATCATGGCCAACGAGTACGAGAGCGAAAGGAAGGTGGACGTCATATTCGTCGTCGACGCATCCTACAAGGGGGAGGACGTCTTCGACTACCTGGTCAGATCGGCGGCCTCACTGATGCTCAACGCCCTCAACAACGGCACGAGCTTTGGACTGCTTCTAGCGGAGTCCGTTCCCCTGTGGGTCAGGGTGGATTACGGAAAGAGGCACTTCTTCAAGTGCATAGACTTCCTCAGCACCGCGAAGCCCGACAAGAACAACATGATAGCATACCAGGTTGAGCACCTCATACACTCCCGCTTCCCTCCCAGGGCCCAGATCATCTACTTCTCCACCCTTCTCACAGAGGAGAGCAGAGAAGCACTGAAGACCATGGCGGCCTACGGCTACCGCGTTGTAGTGGTTACCCCCAACCCGTACAGCCTCTTCGAGCCAAAAACGAGGGAGGAGGAGCTGGCCAGGAAGTTTCTGGAGCTGAAGAGAAAGGCACTGCTGAAAAAGATGGCGGGCTATGGCCTTATAATCGACTGGGACGTTAAAAAGCCCCTCAAGGCGGCGATAGCAGAGGTGGTGAAGATATGA
- a CDS encoding AAA family ATPase, producing MKVEEVSLKGNEVLNEVKKAIVGKEEVLKLILTTIMANGHVLLEDLPGLAKTLMAKSFAKALGVQFTRVQFTPDLLPSDILGVSIFNQKTLEFEFRKGPVFTNVLLADEVNRAPPKTQSALLEAMQERQVTIEGRTYGLPKPFVVIATQNPIEQEGTYPLPEAQLDRFLVRLRVGYPSKDEEIEILRRRMERKKEEVDITPVTTPEEVVEMQRAIEDVYVSDAILEYITDIVTATREDKKDIEVGASPRGSLALLKLSRAYAALDGRDYVIPDDVKAVAIPALSHRLILKRELWYTRVSQEAIMKKLLERVPVPKFE from the coding sequence ATGAAGGTGGAGGAAGTCAGCCTTAAGGGTAACGAGGTGCTAAACGAAGTTAAGAAGGCAATAGTCGGAAAGGAGGAGGTTCTCAAGCTTATACTGACGACGATCATGGCCAACGGACACGTCCTCCTGGAGGATCTCCCGGGACTCGCCAAGACCCTCATGGCAAAGAGCTTCGCGAAGGCGCTTGGGGTTCAGTTCACGCGCGTTCAGTTCACCCCAGACCTGCTCCCCAGCGACATACTCGGCGTTTCGATCTTCAACCAGAAAACGTTGGAGTTCGAGTTCAGGAAGGGACCAGTTTTCACCAACGTTCTCCTCGCGGACGAGGTGAACCGCGCCCCCCCGAAGACCCAATCGGCACTGCTTGAGGCGATGCAGGAGAGGCAGGTCACAATCGAAGGAAGAACCTACGGGCTTCCCAAACCCTTCGTCGTCATAGCCACCCAGAACCCGATAGAACAGGAGGGAACCTACCCGCTCCCAGAGGCCCAGCTCGACAGGTTCCTTGTGAGGCTCCGCGTCGGATATCCAAGCAAAGATGAGGAGATCGAGATCCTCAGAAGAAGGATGGAGAGGAAAAAGGAAGAAGTTGACATAACACCAGTAACGACCCCCGAGGAAGTCGTGGAGATGCAGAGGGCGATTGAGGACGTTTACGTCAGCGACGCCATCCTGGAGTACATAACGGACATCGTGACGGCCACGAGGGAGGACAAGAAGGACATCGAAGTCGGCGCGTCGCCGAGGGGTTCCCTCGCCCTTCTCAAGCTCTCCAGAGCCTACGCCGCCCTAGACGGCAGGGACTACGTTATCCCGGACGACGTAAAAGCGGTTGCTATTCCAGCGCTGAGCCACAGGCTCATACTCAAGCGCGAGCTCTGGTACACAAGGGTCTCCCAGGAGGCCATAATGAAGAAGCTCCTCGAAAGGGTTCCCGTGCCAAAATTTGAGTGA